The Mycolicibacterium insubricum DNA segment GGCCTGCGCGCGGCGACGGCCACCGCACCGGCGCGCGTCGCGCTGCGCCGACGCCTGGCCCCGGCCGACCCGATCCTGGCCAGCACCGTCTTCGGTGTCCGGTTTCCCGGACCGCTGGGGCTGGCCGCCGGATTCGACAAGGACGGGCAGGGACTGAACACCTGGGGGGCGCTCGGCTTCGGCTACGCCGAGGTCGGCACCGTCACCGCGGCGGCCCAGCCCGGCAACCCCTCGCCCCGGCTGTTCCGGCTGCCGGCCGACCGTGCGCTGCTCAACCGGATGGGCTTCAACAACCACGGAGCCGGGGAACTGGCGCTGCGGCTGGCGCGGGAACATTCCGATGTACCGATCGGGGTGAACATCGGCAAGACCAAGCTGACCCCGCCCGAGGGCGCGGTCGAGGACTACCGGGCCAGCGCCCGGCTGCTCGGCCGGCTCGCGGACTATCTGGTGGTCAACGTCAGTTCGCCGAACACCCCCGGCCTGCGGGACCTGCAGGCGGTCGAGGCGTTGCGCCCGATCCTGGCCGGGGTGCTCCAGGAGACGCCGACCACCCCGGTGCTGGTCAAGATCGCGCCGGACCTGTCCGATGAGGACGTCGACGCGGTCGCCGACCTGGCGCTCGAGCTGGGTCTGGCCGGGATCGTCGCGACCAACACCACGATATCGCGGGCACATCTGGCGACCGCGGGCGTCGAGCAGCTGGGATCCGGTGGCATCTCCGGGCCGCCGGTCGCCGCCCGGTCGCTGGCGATCCTGCGCCGCCTGCGGGCTCGGGTGGGCGAGCGCTTGGTGCTGATCAGCGTGGGTGGCATCGAGACGGCGGAGGACGCCTGGACCCGCATCACCGCGGGCGCCGCCCTGTTGCAGGGCTACACCGGATTCATCTACGGCGGCGGGTTGTGGGCAAAGCACATTCACGACGGCATCGCCGCACGCCTGCACGCCGGTGGCTTCGCATCGCTGGCCGAGGCGGTCGGGTCGGGCGCCGTCGGGCCGACCGGGTAGTCATACAAAACAGGTAGTGACTACGCATGTGCCGTGAAGGCCCATCGCAGTAATGTGTGATGCGAGGCACAGCGGGCAGTTCGTTCAGGGGGAGCAGGACGGCCGGGCCGCACAGCCGGGGGGCGTGGGTCAACGTCCGTCCGCTGACCGGTGTGCCCGAACGTGGACCGGGCGGGACCTTGAGGGGTCGCCCGGTCCACGTTGGTATTTGCGGCGGACCTCCAGACGTGGTGCGCTGTCCCGCCTAAGTTCCCCCGTTTCGGCCCCCGATCGCGGTTAACTATCCGGCGACGATGGTTGTGGGGCCGGAGGGGGTTGGGTTGAGTACCGAGGCGACGGAATTACCCGACCGCACCGAGGTGCTGGTCATCGGCTCCGGCTTCGGTGGATCCGTCGTCGCCGCCGAACTCGCGACCGCGGGGACGCAGGTGTGTGTCGTCGAACGCGGCAACGAATACCCGCCGGGCAGTTTTCCCCGGGGCCCCGCGGAGTACGCCACAAACTTCTGGGATCCGCACCGCGGCCTGTTCGGCATGTTCGACGTGTGGACCTTCCGCGGGCTGGAAACCGTGGTGGCCAGCGGCCTCGGCGGCGGGTCGTTGATCTACGCCAACGTGATGCTACGCAAGCCGGCGACCTGGTTCCGTCAACCACACCCCTACCGGCCCGGCGTCGAGGAACAGTGGAGTTTCGACCGCGCCGCACTCGAACCGCACTACGACGCCGTCGAGGACTTCCTGCGCGTGCAGAAATTGCCCACCGAGGCCACCGACGACCCGCTCGATCCCGCCTATCGGCTGCCCAAGACGCTCGCCTTCGCCGGCACCGGCAACGCAGCGCTGGCGCCGCTGGCCGTACAGTTCCGCAACGAGGCCGGGCACGCGGTGATCGGCGGCGGCGTCCCGGATCCCGGATATCCCAACCTGTTCGGCGCCGCGCGGCGCACCTGCCGGCTGTGCGGCGAGTGCGACGTCGGGTGCAACGACGGCGCCAAGAACAGCATGGACCACACCTACCTGTCGCTGGCCAAGGCGCACCATGCCACCCTGCACACCCGCACCAAGGTCACCCGCATCACCCGGGGGCCCGCCGGCGGGTTCGAGGTCGCGGTCAAGGTCTACCCGCCGGCCCCGCCGGGGCGCACCGTCATACCGCGGCGCCGGACGATCATCGCGGACCGGGTGGTGCTGGCTGCCGGAACACTCGGCAGCGGCTACCTGATGCTGCGCAACCGCGAGCACCTCGGCCTGCACAACCCCGCGCTGGGCTCCCGGTTCTGCGGCAACGGGGACCTGCTGGGTTTCATCCTCGGCGCGGCGGAGTCGCTGGCGGGCTGGCGCGGCCCGGTGATCACCTCCTACCTGGAGTTTCCCGACCAGACCGATACCCGCCTGGCCACCGACCTGGGGATGTACATCCAGGACGCCGGCTATCCGGAGTTCGCGGCCTGGCTCACCGACACCGCGGCATCTCTGCGGCGACTGCCGAAGATGGCGAAGGTGATCATCGGCGAGGCAGTCGGACGCAAGTTGGGGCGCACCGACACCTCGCTGTCGGCCGAGCTCAGCGAGCTGCTGGGCCGCCCGACCATCACCTCGCACGGCCTGCCGGTGCTCGGCATGGGAATGGACGTCGCCGACGGCACCCTGTTCTTGCAGACGAAGCACCCGAAGGTCATGGACAACACCTGGAGCACGGCGTCGTCGGCCGAATACTTCGACGTGCTCGTCGACCGGATGCGCAACCTCGCCGCCCAATTGGGCGGCCGGCTGACGCTCAACCCCACCTACCGGTTCCGGCGGGTGATCTCGGTGCACCCGTTGGGTGGCTGCCCGGCCGACACCGACCACAGCCTCGGGGTGGTCGACGGTATGGGCCGGGTCCGCGGCGTACCCGGGATGCGGATCTGCGACGGGTCGGTCTTCCCCGGTCCGGTCGGCGCGAACCCGTCACTGACCATCGCCGCGTTCGCCCGCCGCGTCGCGCTGGACATGCGCGACAACGAGAACACCGATCCACAGTCCTGGCCGCAGGTGGGTGTGGCATGAGGGTCGACTTCACCGAG contains these protein-coding regions:
- a CDS encoding quinone-dependent dihydroorotate dehydrogenase, translated to MYDLLRAAMFRVPPERIHTVVFAGLRAATATAPARVALRRRLAPADPILASTVFGVRFPGPLGLAAGFDKDGQGLNTWGALGFGYAEVGTVTAAAQPGNPSPRLFRLPADRALLNRMGFNNHGAGELALRLAREHSDVPIGVNIGKTKLTPPEGAVEDYRASARLLGRLADYLVVNVSSPNTPGLRDLQAVEALRPILAGVLQETPTTPVLVKIAPDLSDEDVDAVADLALELGLAGIVATNTTISRAHLATAGVEQLGSGGISGPPVAARSLAILRRLRARVGERLVLISVGGIETAEDAWTRITAGAALLQGYTGFIYGGGLWAKHIHDGIAARLHAGGFASLAEAVGSGAVGPTG
- a CDS encoding GMC oxidoreductase; translation: MSTEATELPDRTEVLVIGSGFGGSVVAAELATAGTQVCVVERGNEYPPGSFPRGPAEYATNFWDPHRGLFGMFDVWTFRGLETVVASGLGGGSLIYANVMLRKPATWFRQPHPYRPGVEEQWSFDRAALEPHYDAVEDFLRVQKLPTEATDDPLDPAYRLPKTLAFAGTGNAALAPLAVQFRNEAGHAVIGGGVPDPGYPNLFGAARRTCRLCGECDVGCNDGAKNSMDHTYLSLAKAHHATLHTRTKVTRITRGPAGGFEVAVKVYPPAPPGRTVIPRRRTIIADRVVLAAGTLGSGYLMLRNREHLGLHNPALGSRFCGNGDLLGFILGAAESLAGWRGPVITSYLEFPDQTDTRLATDLGMYIQDAGYPEFAAWLTDTAASLRRLPKMAKVIIGEAVGRKLGRTDTSLSAELSELLGRPTITSHGLPVLGMGMDVADGTLFLQTKHPKVMDNTWSTASSAEYFDVLVDRMRNLAAQLGGRLTLNPTYRFRRVISVHPLGGCPADTDHSLGVVDGMGRVRGVPGMRICDGSVFPGPVGANPSLTIAAFARRVALDMRDNENTDPQSWPQVGVA